The following proteins are co-located in the Candidatus Nitrotoga sp. AM1P genome:
- a CDS encoding HP0495 family protein: MALTDSLIEYPCDFPIKVLGLSHQGFAQTVTEVVMRYDPNFNAATMEMRPSSGARYIGLTCTVHATSREQLNALYQELCDHPQVVMVL, from the coding sequence ATGGCACTTACTGACAGTCTTATCGAATACCCATGCGACTTCCCAATAAAGGTGTTAGGGCTGTCGCATCAGGGCTTCGCTCAAACAGTAACGGAAGTGGTTATGCGTTACGATCCCAACTTTAACGCTGCCACTATGGAAATGCGTCCCAGTAGCGGCGCACGCTATATCGGACTGACCTGCACCGTGCATGCCACCTCACGCGAACAACTCAATGCACTGTATCAAGAATTGTGCGACCACCCACAAGTAGTGATGGTACTTTAG